Proteins encoded in a region of the Vicia villosa cultivar HV-30 ecotype Madison, WI linkage group LG5, Vvil1.0, whole genome shotgun sequence genome:
- the LOC131601575 gene encoding CBL-interacting protein kinase 2-like encodes MERKGSVLMQRYELGKLLGQGTFAKVYHARNLKNGMNVAIKVIDKEKVLKVGMIDQIKCEISVMRLVRHPHVVELYEVMASKTKIYVVMEYVKGGELFDKISKGKLNHDDARRYFQQLVSAVDYCHSRGVCHRDLKPENLLLDENGNLKVSDFGLSALADTKHQDGLLHTTCGTPAYVAPEVINRKPYDGTKADIWSCGVILYVMLAGFLPFRDSNLIEMYKKIGNADFKYPNWFSSDVRRLLSKILNPNPKSRISLAKIMQSSWFKKGLEKPIVTDTDNKELAPLDIDEVFKASENGDNVDLPKPCSNLNAFDIISLSSGFDLSGLFDEKEQKTEMRFTSKKPASVIITKFDEICKNLGLKLKKKDGGLLKLEGSKEGRKGRLGINAEIFEITPAFHLVELKKSNGDTLEYQKLLKENVRPSLKEIVWTWQGEQPEGHCLDMARRTTEPVLER; translated from the coding sequence ATGGAACGAAAAGGAAGTGTGCTTATGCAACGATACGAACTCGGGAAGTTGTTAGGCCAGGGAACTTTCGCAAAGGTCTACCATGCGAGGAACCTCAAAAATGGAATGAATGTTGCGATAAAAGTTATTgataaagaaaaggttttgaaggtTGGGATGATTGATCAAATTAAGTGCGAAATTTCTGTGATGAGACTTGTCAGGCATCCGCATGTTGTCGAGCTTTATGAGGTAATGGCGAGCAAAACCAAGATTTATGTTGTCATGGAGTATGTCAAAGGCGGCGAACTCTTCGACAAGATATCCAAAGGAAAGCTCAATCATGATGATGCTAGGCGATATTTTCAGCAACTGGTCAGTGCCGTTGATTACTGTCATAGCCGAGGTGTGTGTCATCGCGATTTAAAACCAGAAAATCTTCTGTTGGATGAAAATGGAAATTTGAAGGTCTCAGATTTCGGGTTAAGTGCGCTTGCCGATACTAAACACCAAGACGGATTGCTCCATACTACATGTGGCACACCTGCGTACGTCGCCCCGGAAGTGATAAACCGAAAGCCATACGATGGGACTAAAGCTGATATATGGTCGTGTGGTGTGATCTTGTATGTTATGTTGGCTGGTTTTCTTCCGTTTAGAGATTCAAATTTGATAGAGATGTATAAGAAAATCGGTAATGCGGATTTCAAATATCCTAACTGGTTTTCATCGGATGTACGAAGATTGTTGTCGAAAATATTGAATCCAAATCCAAAGTCGAGGATATCATTGGCCAAAATTATGCAAAGTTCTTGGTTCAAAAAGGGTTTAGAGAAGCCTATTGTTACCGACACGGACAACAAAGAACTAGCTCCTCTCGACATAGACGAAGTATTTAAAGCTTCTGAGAACGGCGATAATGTTGATCTTCCAAAACCTTGTAGTAACCTAAACGCTTTCGATATCATCTCCCTTTCATCAGGTTTTGACTTGTCCGGTTTGTTCGATGAGAAAGAACAAAAGACAGAAATGCGATTTACGTCCAAAAAACCTGCTTCAGTTATCATAACCAAGTTTGATGAAATTTGCAAGAACCTCGGGCTAAAACTGAAGAAAAAAGACGGAGGCTTGCTCAAGTTAGAAGGTTCAAAGGAAGGAAGAAAAGGACGTCTAGGTATCAATGCAGAGATTTTCGAGATCACACCGGCCTTCCATTTAGTCGAGCTGAAAAAGTCGAACGGAGACACATTGGAGTAccaaaagcttttgaaagagaatgTCCGGCCTTCGCTTAAAGAAATTGTTTGGACCTGGCAAGGAGAGCAACCTGAAGGACATTGTTTGGACATGGCAAGGAGAACAACCGAGCCAGTTTTAGAAAGATGA